The sequence GAGGAATACCGCGACCTGCTCGACCTCCCCGAGGGGCTGCAGGCCGTCACGCTGCGCGAGGGCGGGACCCCGCTGGTGCACTCGGAGTGGCTGAGCGGCCTGACGGGTGCCGAGGTGTGGCTCAAGGTCGAGGCCAACAACCCCACCGGCTCCTTCAAGGACCGGGGGATGACCGCAGCCATCTCCGTCGCCAAGCACGAGGGCGACCAGGCCGTGGTGTGCGCGTCGACCGGCAACACCTCCGCGTCGATGGCGGCATACGCCGCCAAGGCCGGCCTGAAGCCGCTCGTGCTCATCCCGGAGGGCAAGATCGCGGCGGGCAAGATGGCGCAGGCAGTCGTGCACGGGGCGCAGATCATCATGGTGCGCGGCAACTTCGACCACTGCCTCGACATCGCGCGCGGGCTGGCCCGCGACTACCCCGTCGCGCTGGTCAACTCCGTCAACCCGGTCCGGCTGCAGGGGCAGAAGACGGCCTCGTTCGAGATCTGCGACTTCCTGGGCGACGCCCCGGACTACCACCTGCTGCCGGTCGGCAACGCCGGCAACATCGCCGCCTACTGGATGGGCTACCAGCAGTACTCCGGCCTCGGACGCAGCAGCCGGCTGCCGGTCATGCGCGGCTTCCAGGCGGAGGGCGCCGCACCCCTCGTGACGGGCGAGCCGTTCCCCGACCCCGAGACGAAGGCCACCGCGATCCGGGTGGGCAACCCGGCCTCGTGGCACCTGGCCGAGATGGCGGCCAAGGAATCGGAGGGTCGTTTCGCGGCGGTCTCGGACGCGCAGATCCTCGCCGCCCAGGCCGAGCTGGCCAGGCGCGACGGTGTCTTCGTCGAGCCGGCGTCGGCGGCCGGCGTCGCCGGACTGCTCGCCGAGCTCGCTGCCGGGGAGAGCTATGCCGGCAGGACGGTGGCGATCACCGTCACCGGGCACGGGCTCAAGGACACTGCGACGGCGCTCGAGTCCTTCACCGACATCGTCGACACGGTCGTCGATGCCGACGTGGAAGCGGCCGCGGCCGCGGCCGGTCTCGCCTGAGGATGGCCACGTTCGTCAGTGGCCGGGTGCACGTCACCGTTCCCGCCACCTCGGCCAACCTCGGTCCGGGCTTCGACTCCCTGGGCCTGGCCCTGTCGCTGCGCGACTCGCTCGAGGCGCAGGTGACCGCCGCCGGACTGGTCGTCGAGGTCGAGGGGGCCGGTGCGGACGACGTGCCGCGCGACGAGTCGCACCTCGTGGTTCGCGCGATGCGAGCTGCGTTCGCGGAGATGGAGGCCGATCCTCCGGGCCTCAGGCTGCGCTGCCACAACGTCATCCCGCACAGCCGCGGTCTGGGCTCGTCGTCTGCGGCGATCGTGGCGGGCCTCGCGCTCGCGCGTGCGCTGGTCGCGGGCGGCCAGCTGCTGCTCGACGACGATGCGCTGTTCCGTCTGGCTGCAGAGCTCGAGGGGCACCCCGACA comes from Nocardioides piscis and encodes:
- the thrC gene encoding threonine synthase: MSTTHGQWPRRQWLGVIEEYRDLLDLPEGLQAVTLREGGTPLVHSEWLSGLTGAEVWLKVEANNPTGSFKDRGMTAAISVAKHEGDQAVVCASTGNTSASMAAYAAKAGLKPLVLIPEGKIAAGKMAQAVVHGAQIIMVRGNFDHCLDIARGLARDYPVALVNSVNPVRLQGQKTASFEICDFLGDAPDYHLLPVGNAGNIAAYWMGYQQYSGLGRSSRLPVMRGFQAEGAAPLVTGEPFPDPETKATAIRVGNPASWHLAEMAAKESEGRFAAVSDAQILAAQAELARRDGVFVEPASAAGVAGLLAELAAGESYAGRTVAITVTGHGLKDTATALESFTDIVDTVVDADVEAAAAAAGLA